A stretch of DNA from Strigops habroptila isolate Jane chromosome 1, bStrHab1.2.pri, whole genome shotgun sequence:
ACATAttaaagcttttctgttctcaTCAGTGGTATTTGTAATCTCCTAGTACAGGAAAACATTGCTTCATCCTTTTTCATATTGCTATCCTGCAGTTCTGCACTGCCTCCTAAGATTGGGAGGCAATTGATTTTGTTTACATCCATCTTCGTGTGTGTGTTTGATGTCATCTAATCTCTGTAAAGACCAGAAGGGTAAGTTTGTTCTCTTTGATAACATACAGCTAGGGCagtaattaattatttttaggaaGGTTCCATAGTTTCCATTTTTGTGTGAAAACAGCGAAGACCTCAAACCAAAGAGATCTGACTGCACATGTTTTCCCATTCCATTTGTTCTTCAGTAGATtggatttaaactaaaaaatacattatagtATCAGTATAATGATGACACAGCCTGGAAGTCATGAGGCAATGAGCTAGTGAGTGAAGTAGAGGTATCACTAGAAGTTGCTTGAAAAAGTCAGTATTGTCAACAAAGTCAGCACGTGATATTTCGTATTTGTAAGTTGTAATGTTTTCCTCTGAGCAGATGTTTGTACTCCAAATAGCAGATGTGtgggttggtggtttttttaaatgagaattcTGCAGTTATTCTAGTGGCATAGCCTCCATTACCATAACACAGCACGGAATTAGAGCAAATAGAAAGCAATTACAATGCCCTCAACAGAAAGCATCTCTGAGACTAAACGGGGAGGTCTGTGAAAGCAATGCATGTTTAAAACAGACCTGTCTTACaaaatattgttattttgtACTGCCTCCAACCCAGTGTAGTTCCATGCAGAAATGTCAGTTCTGACAAACCCTCATTTCCCTATTTTATTAAATCTGTCAAAATTagaaatctttcatttgaattgaacttttttcccccctctaaaTTCCAATGAAACTTCTCAGCTGGGTGCATGCAGGCTGCAAACGCTGCTTCTGCGTAACCCAACTGTTGGAACACATGAAGAGCTGTGTGAAGACTGCTAGTCCCTCAGCAGACGTATACTGGTGATACATTTTGCAAATGCTCGTTATACAGAGCTCACTGTTTGGCAGAGATTGTAGCAGTGTCATTGTTTTTGAcaaatgagggtttttttaataagctgaTATAATATTGATATAACATAATGATGACCGATGAATCTGGTTGGGAAAATAGGAAGCAATGAAGGGAATAAGCCAATGACACAGGCTGATTTGGGTTGATAGGTGCAAAATAGCAACATGCATTCATGCATTTTACCTCTGCCAAATGCATCTAAGAACCAAATAGGAGCACAGTGCTGATGGAGATAGTTCACTGAGGAGCCACAGGTATGACTGGgatggagagaaaacaaatatctTCTGTCTCTTATTGCTATTTATCTCCAGGTATGTGTAGGGAAAGGCAAAATTTAACCCAGGGTTTTAAATCTGAAGGCCAAACCAGAAGCACGTATTGTGCCTGGAAGCTGAAGTTGTACAAATCCTGTCTAGAAAGATGGTTCacctttttctcattaaaaaaccccacagtagGATAATCAGCAGTgaggtaaaaaagaaagaaattcctgAAGGTTGGAATGAATATTCTCTTACTGGGAACATTTTGTCAGGGGCCgaattgtttttctaaatgaCATGCTCTGGCCTGAGGAGAGCAGTCTAGAGAAGTCCTGTAGACCGTGCTGCAGAGGAAATCATAGGAAATGAATGTGGTGGCCTTGCCCACAGTGATGAACCTGGAGTGCACAAGGGTCTTTTTGCTGatcacatttctgaaagaatcCAGCATCTGGCCTCTTGGCAATCTACCACCTTTGTCTACCTAAACCACAGCTTTTTTGGCAATTGACCCCAAGCCCTTGACACCAGCAGATGTTGCTATGGCATTCAAATGAAGTGGTTGTCCACCGTTGCCTCATGGCTGTTCAAAGCATATGTCCAGCAGAAGTTTAAGTGGTGAGAGGCTTAACACAGAGGAAGACCAAACCTTGCTCCAAAACTTGAGCAATATTACTGAACTGGCAGTAGCTagaggggggaggaaggcaCGGAAACAAGAATGCCTCCTTCAGGAGACACTCTCTGCCTTTGAATGTGCAATGAGATCAGTCCTCTCTGCGGTCCTTCCCTTCTTACAGATGTCAAAAGCTGACATTAATGTGCATGAAGGGAAGCCACCTGAGTGAGGCAAAGCTGCCAAGCACCATCTGAAGGAGCTCCTTGGTGTTTCAGAAATGGTTTTGTTCTAGGGCATGTGTGGGAAGGAGACAAGAAGGGATGAGACTGAACTGGAACTCTGGAACCAGGGTGCAACTACTCTGTAAAATGGGAGGTAATGCTAAGATGGTTTAAAAAGCTAGTTTTAATCAAGCTGAATTCAGTACTGAAGCAATGCTCTTACAGCTGGCAAGAGCTTACACCAGCAGACGTTGGCAAGGGGCTAAGCAGCATGGGGAAGGCATTTCTTAGCTTGACACCATCCTCAGTGGTCTCCTCTGCTGTGAGATATTTACTAGCTCTTGGAGGCTTCTATAGCTCATGTTTCCAGTCAGGTTCAGTATATTGCCTTATGTCATATAATTGATTAATCTTTTGTAAGAGCTGCATTCACTCTTGTCCCATGTGCCTCCTGTTAAATTTTGGCCAAAGGAATTGTCGGTTGTATTTCAGGTCAGTTATAGCTATGCGAGTGTGAGTACAATAGGAAACTGCATCTCACCAGAAAGCAGCGTTTCCTCTGCGAAACACACCCTGTGTCATGCTATACTCTGTATTCTGATATTTCAGTGGGGTGCCTGCAGTACTGGGGAGCTGATAATCTCATATCATAGATACCGGTAGCTTTTCTTTGAAGATTAATGAAAATGACATTTCCTACAGAATCTTACAATGAAGGGATTTAACAAGGACTGCAAAATTCTGTAGAAGCCTGCATTTCAGTGCCTTGGCTGATATTTGCAGAGAGAAATAGGTCTCTCTGTCCCTTTAATAGGAATGTCTGAGGAAAACATCAATTATCTGGCTTCTGCTTATCTGTTCATTACTGCCTCCAGTTCAAGTATCCCTGCCAGGCTCCAGAGGGTGACCACGAGGGATCCTTCCTCTCTGAGCACAGccttgctgctggggctgctcacACCAACCCGCATTTCCAGTGTGTTGCCTTTAGGGCTGTGGCACTTTTAAACTcttaaatctgcattttaaattaaaacagtgcCATCTTTTAGAGAATCTTTCCAAATTAAAGCTTAACAACTCAGAGAAACTGATGAACAGCTATTGCTGATCCCTTCTGGCTTGTGTGGTTGTGAGGATGAAACACAGTGTCTCAGAAACAAGAACAGAACTGGAAGAAACTTGCACGGTTTCTGATGTAAGAGCTGTAGTGTGCCAATCATCGGCACCTTGGAGAAAAAGTTCTATTGCAACCCAGTTTACTTCTCATAACACACTGGAATTACTTATCCAGGTAACtctgaaatgcagtttcaaACAGCAAGTGCCAACAATCAACACATCAACTTGAGATATGGCAGTTATATTCATGTTGATTAAAATATCTGGATTCTTAGATGTAGTGAGATAGCTAGAGAATAACTGATTTTTCAATGTATAAAGAGATCTTGATTACTGTAGGGGtgaagaaacaacagaaaatgagatgcatcatagaatcacagagtggtttgggttggaaggggccttaaagctcattcagctccaaccccctgccatgggcagggaccaggttgctcaaagccccaaaGTCCAACCAGTCTGCTGAGATCAAAACTGGTTCATTAACCTGTTAAGggtatttcctcttttccacaGAAGAGAGAACcattaaaaaacttttttcccctctgaacTTGTGGCAGGATGTGCCACCTAAAACTCAAAATAAGCCGAAACACCAGAGATAGAGGAACCACTCTGTAAAGTCAACAACATGGCAGTattaaaagcagaactgcagaacCTCGCTCAAGTGAAAACCCCCTCTTGTGTGCCGGATTCACCAGTGAAATGGATGACATACAGAGCCagttttaaattacagttgAGGTAGCAGCAGCAGTATAACTGGCATAGTACAGAGCCCAGCACTGTTcaatttttccctcttcttttctgTGACCTCTGTGATGCTTTCATAGATGCAAGCATGCTTCAGGATAACACCCTCCCTGAACTTCCCCCTCCTACAGGATCTTGTAGTACTTAAAAATCCTACCAGAAGTTACATTTAGAATGATAAGAATTACATCTAATACTTCTTTGGAGCAGtgatatattaaaaacatatagCATACTTATTAAATTTGCTATTAACTCTCCTCTAGCCTCGGCTCAGGCCAGGCGGGCTTATGTGCACTAACCCAGCATGTCCTTTCCGAATGTTTTCTTACAGCCCATTTTGTAACACCCAGTTACCACATATGAGATGTGAAATGGCCCTGAGCACCAAGACAGCACAGCCCATGCTACTCAGTCTGGCAGGATCTGAGAAGGCTCACCATGGAGCCTGGGGTGTCCATGGTGTTTAATCTCTTGCTTAGATAAACTGCCCACAGAGAAGGAGTTGACTGCAATGTGTGCAAAACTCAGCTCTCGGCAACAAACAGAATCCGTAGCTTTGATAGAGCGACATATGGTTATTATCTGGCTCTGGGAAGGGCAGATTTGTGTtgcaaataaacaaactgaTGAATGAGTAGCAGAAAAATCTTAGATTAGTTTAGATTAGATTTTTCAAACATGCAGATGCTCAGAAGAGAGAACTAACAACACAGAGAGATCAAACCCACCACAGTCCTGTCATTTCTCTGAGGATCTCTTTTCCCTACACATTACTAACTCATGCTTGTTTTTAAGGGTGTGGCCAGCAATGTCTTAAGGACTAGAGCAGCTTCTCTGCCAACCTTCTCAGCCATTTTTATTCCAGGCTGGAGGATGTTTGGATAAACTACTGGTTACAGCCTGTACCAGCTGTGAGATTCCAGGATTATCCGTTGAGCAAGATCCAGGCGGAAAGCTGGGCTGGCTTTTCAGCTTGGCCCTCTCATTCCTACCTTATCTCAGCCTTTATGTGTTCTTTCATTCCTAGAATATGTACAAGGAAGATTTCAGGAACATGATTGGAGAGAATAGCAACAGCAGTGACTCCTCTGCCTTCACTCACACCAACACCACGAGTGCCATCCTGATTACTGCCTACTCAGTTGCCTTTGCTGGTGGTGGAATTGGGTCCATCACAATGTCATTCGTGCTGGTCAAGATGAACACTCTGTCTGTGACCACTACAGCCATCATTAACCTGGTCATTGTGcacagcctcctcctcttcacAGTGCCCTTCCGCCTGCACTACTATGTCAACAAGAAGTGGGTATTCAAGATGACATTTTGCAAAATAGTGAGTGCAATGGTGCACATCCACATGTACCTGACCTTCCTCTTCTATGTGGTCACGCTGGTGATCCGGTGGCTCATCTTTTTCCAATGGAAGGACAAGGTGGAGTTTTACAGAAAGCTGCACGCCATTGCAGCAAGTGCTGCTGTGTGGGTCTTGGTCATGGTTTTTGTGGTGCCAGTCTTGTGCTTTGAGTATGGACGCTCAGGCTCATACAGTGATACAACATGCTTTAAGTTCCACAGAGAACTACAGCAGGAGAGCGTGAAAGCCCTGAACTACACCATCATTGTAGCTGTCACTTGCATTACTTGTATCCTCTTGGGCTTGCAGATTTTCATCCTGATAAAAGTGTCAAGAAGACTTTCCACCTCCCTCTGGTCACACCAAGAGTTCTGGGCCCAAGTGAAAAACTTGATTTTCATCTGCGTCATCATCATTTGCTTCCTTCCCTATCACCTCTTCAGGGCCTACTACATACAGCACATGGGTGATTTTGACCAGTTAGAAAGCTACAATGAAGTTTTTCTGAGCCTGACTGCCCTCAGCTGCCTGGACCTGCTCTTCTTCGTGCTGAGTGGAAGCCGCCTCTTCAAGCAAAAGGTGGTCATGCTCCTCAGCAGGTTGTCTTGCTGCTAGCATCTACTTCCTGCAGGGAGCCCAGTGCTGGACAGGCATGGCAAACCCCTCCTGACCATGTCAGGTTGGGCCCTAGAAACAGAGCAACACACTCATGAAGGGCTCTATGCACTTGCCTCCTGAAATCATGGAGCGAACCGCCTCCAGTGTCTTAGCTGGTAGACTGAAAGGTTACCTCTGGGATGTCCTCATGGTGCTACCCGGTGAGTTGTAGATGCAcctggaggagatggaggaaaggGCATGGGCGCTTCTGTCTTAATGCTTTTACACCAAGGTTTGCAAAGTCAAAGTCACTAGAAGGAGACTCAAGAGAATTTGCAAAGTATGTAGAAacacaaatggaaaagcagGTTCTTATGGAATAAGGGGCAGATTTTTGAAACATAAAGGTCTATATAATTttccatatatatttttcttatttattctcCTCAAGCTCTCATAAAATACCAGGGAAGCTATTGTTCCTCCTGAGAAGGTCTGTTCCTTCACTGTACAGACAAGCATAACTTTCTAAGTAAATTGAACAATTAAACCTACTcgttaaaataaaataaaccagcaatAAATAGtgatttcttaaaatattttctcaaaatcACCTTTTGGAGATGGCATCACTGTAGCAGAAaagagttttgttcttttttccacaCTATGAAAATGTCTCTAACAACAAAAATTACGCAGTTATGGAAATGAATATTGTGAGTTCTGACaaaagcctgtatttttatttacagaattgttcaattaaaaaaaatgtatttaatagtGAAAATAACTTGATTTAGATCATTCCAATTGTCTcttaaaatgtcaaatattttGGGTCTCCAAGGTAacaatgattattttttccttatgttgATTTTGTGCAATCCTGAAGTTTATAACTAATTACTCATAGTATCTTTAGCATGAAATCAGTACTAAAAATTTAGTACCCTGTATTGGTAGAAACAAAATGTTACTGCTTGGATTGGAGGGATGGAAAAAGCTAATAAACCTGGTGCAGCTAAAAAGCGTGTTATATCTAAGAGAGGCGTTGTTGGTTGCTGTCTCTGAACACAAAATTGAATTCTgccaaagaagaggaaaaagtcaaCAAAATAATGCTTTGAAAGACATTCAGGCTTTCATAGCTCAGCTGCTTTACACCTATGCCAAAAAAGGAGTATAAATCTCTAACTGCTATTACCCAGGATCGCAATGGCTCAtatatctttcttcttcttaccATCTGTATAAGGTCACATTTTTTCATCTGGAGTCAGTGGGATAGTATTTTAATCATTTGGCAAATCAGAGGTTATCAGCTGATCGATTTCCAGCGACAGTGTTTCCTCATG
This window harbors:
- the LOC115609671 gene encoding probable G-protein coupled receptor 141; protein product: MYKEDFRNMIGENSNSSDSSAFTHTNTTSAILITAYSVAFAGGGIGSITMSFVLVKMNTLSVTTTAIINLVIVHSLLLFTVPFRLHYYVNKKWVFKMTFCKIVSAMVHIHMYLTFLFYVVTLVIRWLIFFQWKDKVEFYRKLHAIAASAAVWVLVMVFVVPVLCFEYGRSGSYSDTTCFKFHRELQQESVKALNYTIIVAVTCITCILLGLQIFILIKVSRRLSTSLWSHQEFWAQVKNLIFICVIIICFLPYHLFRAYYIQHMGDFDQLESYNEVFLSLTALSCLDLLFFVLSGSRLFKQKVVMLLSRLSCC